In Fulvia fulva chromosome 8, complete sequence, the DNA window ATCAATCGGTAACGCTGCCCATATTGGATGTATAATTGTGCTTACCCATTCTTCTGCAGCTTCCGACTACACCTCGGACACAACTTCGCAACCTTCTCGAGTGCCTTTGCCGAAGCCTCTTCTTCTCCGGGCTGGATCTGCATGCGCTGCTTGTATGCCTCACAGGTCTCCTCGGGGTGCCACGCCACGTTGCAATGGACACAAGCCTTGTGGCGGCAGCTGTTACAGGTGAAGATGTCGCCGCCGTGGTGAATCTGACCCCCTTTGCATTTTGGCGAAATGCACCAGCGGAAGTCTGGGTCTTGGGAGAGAGCTGCTTTGAGTAGTGCATCTTCGTATCTGGCGGGAAGCTTCGAGTCAGCGGGTCAAGTTTGTCCGGTCGAAGAGGTATTTGCCACGTACGCTGTGTACACTGGACCAGTGCAGAGCTTCTTGATATCGCTTTGAACTAGGACGTTGCTGCACTGGATGCAGGAGATCTGGTCGAGTGCGGCGCCACCTTTGACCTGCGTCTCGATCCATTTGTGCCAGCATCTTCTGCATGTCTCTCGCCCATGATCGCAGCCGCTGTCCTTGCAAACTCGGGGAAGAGATGATGTCTGTACTCTGCGCTCGCAGGTCGTGCACTCTGTTCGCGGCGCCATGGTTAGCTGAGTGGCATGGAGACCTGCGGGAGTCGAGGTTTTGAGCTCGATGGAGTCGAGAACTTCTCCGAAGCTACGCGAGCGACGTTCATTATTGGGTGTTTGAGAATGATCTTGTAGTGAACGAAAGTGATGGTGGGACAGGGTTTGAAGGTCGCACCTAGAAAGGTCGGAAGACTTGGGGCAGCTTGTATGTACACGATCCGCGGGCTGCTGACCGTCTTCAAAGAAGAGCTGACTGTGGGACTCGCATAACGCGGGACGATGATACGCGTTGGGGTCGATGCCATGGTGACTTGCCGTAGCTTAGTAATCTCATATTGTCGAGCGTACCAGCTGAAGTCCATTCGCTCACGTCGGTGTTTACCGTTTGACAGGGGTTTAGCTCGGCTGCGTTTGCTTTCGCTCGACTTCATGTCTCACAACGGAGATAGCGGCCTTCCATGTCTATGGAGATCGCTCCACTGTCCTAGAAGTCTTCTTGCGTGCTTGTGCCTCTTCAAAACACTTTGCGTAACGCTCTACCCGCCGACGCTTCTGGCTTCACCTCCTCCTTCGCAGTATTTGCCTTTGCCTTGTTCTGTTTGAAGTCCAGTTTCGGCTTGACGAAATAACCACCCTTCGCCTTCTTCTTATTCTCCATGCCATCCAGCATCTTCGCCCTCTCCACGTCCTCCACAAAAGCTTTGTTTTCCTTCCTCTGCCTCCTGATGTCCTCCCTGATCCTCGCCGCCCTCTCAGCATTCTCATTCGCGATCTGCTCCGTCAAGTGATTCCACTTGAAGCCCTTCAGATACTTCATGTTCCAGATATCGTCATGATAAAAGTTGCCCTTCTTCCCTCCGATGATGTTGCCGTTGAGCGTTTCCGCGGCAATCTTGGCTTCAGTCTTGGAGTTGAACTCTACCCAGCCGTCTGTGAAAGACTTCTTCTTGTTGCCTCCGCTCTTGACACGATTCTTGTGTGCTTCGGGGTCTTGGGGCGTGAGGAAGATTCGGCCTATGCCTTTGCGCGCATGAGGTTCGAGGAAGTGCTTCATGGTTTGTGGCTTCATGAATGGCGGCACTCGAGATATGTAGACGACGCCGGATTTGCGTACGGCTTTTGCTGCTGCCTCTACCTTCTTCAAGGCAGGATCCTTCTTGGCTTTGGCGGGCTTTTCTCTGTCGTGATCGGATCGTTCTGCGTCGTCGTCGCTCTGGCCACGCGTTGCCAAGTCGTCTTCATCTTCGTCGCCAAAGTTGCTCAAGTCGAAGCGATCGTCTTTCACTATGGCGCCGGCCTTAGGTGGTTCCTTAACATTCTCGACATCCCCATCAGAATCGTCTGAAGTTGCATCGACTTTGCGCCGCTTGTTCCCTCTTCCGCCGAGAGCACCTCTTCCCTCCTCTGCCTCCGAGTCGTAGCCATTCTCGATCTCTTCTTCAGTCTCATCGCCTTCGAGGAACTCATTGCGCTTGCGTGTCGACATCGTTGCCGAGAGTTGTAAAGAAGAAGTCAAGATGTTGATTGAAGTTTCCCCGCACAGCGGACTCCGCTCCGACCCCTGCTGCACGTGGCGCGGATTCTCTTTCGAAATTCGAACCTACCTTCCGTTTCTACTTTCACATTGCTTCATCTTTACGCCTCCAACGCTGTGCGTCGCCGCAGCATCTGCCGTAAAGCACATCAAAGACGGACGACCAAGCCCAGACCATGTGCTTCACAGTCCCAAGTCAGCACTCCTGAGAAGGGCATGCTCATGCTCCCGAATGTTCAACTATTCGTCCTGTAGGCAACTAAGCGATCTGCCCGCTTGATTACCAGACGATGCGCCATGTGTTGAGGAAGAATCAGCCCTCGAGGTGATCAAGGAGGACTTTACGATATCTCCACGTTATGCCACGGGTACTACGAGCTTTGTTCGAGCGGCTAGGAACGCATGTTCCACAGGAGACGATCTTGCTACAGACTGCTTGATCGGATTGATCACCGGCACCTACCGCCATGTGCTAGGACTCAGCAAGGTGAAAGCAAGCAGAAGCTGCTGACACTGTCTGTCTACAAGAAGCCGAACAGAACTGCTACCTTGAAAAGTCCTCACTGACACACGAAGTCAACCATGCAGCAACGGACGTGCAACCTCGGCGGACGTGAAGGCAAGGGCCTGAGAGCAAAAGTGAATGGTATTGGAGATTTCTCCGTGCGCCCACGCGTGACGCTTGTAAGTGAATGCTCTGTTTCGGCGAACCTTGGAATTCTTCCTGCTCTTCCTGCCCATCCCATCTTCCTCCATAGTCCACGACACTTCTTCCAACCGACCAACAACACTACTCGGAGATCGATCCCACCGCAGTCACAACTTAAGATCCCACACTCGAGCTCCTCAACAACTTGTTACTTCACATAGCACTAGCCTGCGCACATCTCTACACCATACATCATGTCCACCAATCTCGTCGACATTATGGCCGAGCGAGCTGAGGAGAAAGTCATGAGGTCGATCAAAGTCATCGCTGCAGCACCATGCCCAGTACACGTAAGTTCTTTTCATCGCGACAGCCATCTCTTCCACTAACACGCTCATAGCGCGAGGCCTTCGCCTGCAGCTGTGCCGTGGCCATGGCCACCATGACCGACTGGGATCACGTCTGGTGCAAACGCATCTGGTGCAACATGACCTTCGAGACCGAGCTTCTAAGCAAAGACCACGCCTGGACCTACACCGGTTCAAGGGAGTCGCACGACATCTTCACCACCGCCGAGGGCATGACGCCCGAACAATTCGTCCGCAAACAAGTTCAGGAGGGCATCATGAAGCACTTCCTCGCGCCGAGTGGAAAACTCAATGACACTACCCAGGCGATGCTCGAGTTGTGGATTGCCAGGAATCAGCAGTGGCGCGAGATGTATGGGACTCGAGACGTGGCAACGGAGAAGTGGATCGAGGAGGCATATCGTGATGCTCCTATGCAGAACGTTCCAAAGGAGGCGACTCCAGCAGACGCAAAGGTCGGTGACGTGGTGAATATCACAGAGATGGTGCCATCCCAAATCGTCAGCATGGAGACAGCGGATCGCCAACACGGGTTTGCGGCAACGTTCACGGAGCTACAGCCAGCGGACACGAAGGGATGGACGCCGTATGGGGGGTGTGTTGAGGAAGTGAAGCTCTGTCATCCTGGCTGTAAGGTGGGCAAGGCTATGTTTGAGGCAAAGCTCAAAGACGGTAAGTAAGCCCCCTTCGAGATTCACGGGCACCATAGTAATGACATCGTATAGCTTCGAAGATCGCTCTCGACTTGCTTGAGCCACGCCAGGGTGAGGTGAGATTCAAGCTAGTGGTATACGGCCCAGAGAGGCCACCAGCATGATCAAACAAGAGCTCGGGCTACAAAAGCCATCACATGGTACTCGAGAGCCAACATGGCAAGGCGTTCTGCTCATTTTGAGATATGGGGTACTTCATGGGCAAGGCACATGCTAGATGACATCGTGTTAGGATGTTAATGCTCGAAACCTCCTGTGATGGGGACTGGATGCGCAGCTGTACTTACATGAGATGCAATACAGTACAACATCCTCTCTAGAATCGTCATCGCTTTTCACACATCCGCTTTATGACAGTCTTGACATGTTCACGAGCAAAAAGTCAGTTGAGCACAGGGCAAAAAAGCGGCGAT includes these proteins:
- a CDS encoding Pre-rRNA-processing protein ESF2 → MSTRKRNEFLEGDETEEEIENGYDSEAEEGRGALGGRGNKRRKVDATSDDSDGDVENVKEPPKAGAIVKDDRFDLSNFGDEDEDDLATRGQSDDDAERSDHDREKPAKAKKDPALKKVEAAAKAVRKSGVVYISRVPPFMKPQTMKHFLEPHARKGIGRIFLTPQDPEAHKNRVKSGGNKKKSFTDGWVEFNSKTEAKIAAETLNGNIIGGKKGNFYHDDIWNMKYLKGFKWNHLTEQIANENAERAARIREDIRRQRKENKAFVEDVERAKMLDGMENKKKAKGGYFVKPKLDFKQNKAKANTAKEEVKPEASAGRALRKVF
- a CDS encoding E3 ubiquitin-protein ligase RNF19B; the encoded protein is MAPRTECTTCERRVQTSSLPRVCKDSGCDHGRETCRRCWHKWIETQVKGGAALDQISCIQCSNVLVQSDIKKLCTGPVYTAYEDALLKAALSQDPDFRWCISPKCKGGQIHHGGDIFTCNSCRHKACVHCNVAWHPEETCEAYKQRMQIQPGEEEASAKALEKVAKLCPRCSRKLQKNG